Proteins from one Mycobacterium adipatum genomic window:
- a CDS encoding TIGR03084 family metal-binding protein, producing the protein MQTEIPSRSTIPTEVRTIAQIVADDLLLEGAEVDAIVCSLTDEQWSTPTPAVPWTIAHQIAHLAWTDQASLMALKGQEAFAPLAEAALRDPVHAVDDAAYEWARIPRTELLAAWRLGRVRLHDVLSRVPAGQQIPWFGPSMSAASMATARLMETWAHGTDIADALSLRLPVTDRLKHIAHMGVRTRNYAYALHSLTPPEDEFRIELTTATGANWTWGPPGAAQRVCGTAWDFCMLVTQRRHRDDLSLVAVGEDADRWLAIAQVFAGPPGNGRASRDLP; encoded by the coding sequence ATGCAGACCGAAATCCCATCCCGCTCGACCATACCGACTGAAGTCCGTACTATCGCCCAGATAGTTGCGGACGATCTGCTGCTTGAAGGCGCAGAAGTCGACGCCATCGTGTGCAGCCTCACCGACGAACAGTGGTCGACGCCAACGCCGGCGGTCCCGTGGACTATCGCACATCAGATCGCACACCTTGCTTGGACTGATCAAGCATCGCTCATGGCGCTCAAGGGGCAGGAGGCTTTCGCCCCACTCGCCGAAGCTGCACTGCGGGATCCAGTACATGCAGTTGATGATGCCGCCTACGAATGGGCCCGTATACCTCGCACCGAGTTGCTCGCTGCCTGGCGGTTGGGGCGAGTTAGATTGCATGATGTCCTAAGCAGGGTCCCGGCAGGTCAACAGATTCCATGGTTCGGTCCTTCGATGAGTGCCGCATCGATGGCCACTGCACGCTTGATGGAGACGTGGGCACACGGGACCGATATAGCTGACGCGCTGTCATTGCGATTACCTGTCACCGACAGGCTCAAGCACATCGCTCACATGGGCGTGCGCACGCGAAACTACGCATACGCCCTGCACTCCCTCACGCCGCCAGAGGACGAGTTTCGGATCGAACTCACCACCGCAACCGGCGCAAATTGGACATGGGGACCGCCAGGCGCTGCCCAACGAGTTTGCGGAACGGCGTGGGACTTCTGCATGTTGGTCACCCAGCGGCGACACCGCGATGACCTCTCGCTCGTGGCGGTCGGCGAAGACGCTGATCGTTGGCTGGCCATAGCACAGGTGTTTGCTGGCCCGCCCGGCAACGGTCGAGCCTCACGAGACCTACCTTGA
- a CDS encoding IS3 family transposase (programmed frameshift) produces the protein MATNKRRRHTPDQIIRKLAEGNKLLGTGQELAEVCRHLEITESTWHRWVAQYGGMKANDAKRLKELEAENARLKKLVANQALDIDMLKEIFVGKLLTPNRKRSAVTALRERFGVSERRACSVVGIHRSTMRLTPAPMTTEEAELRAWLRRFSVDRPRWGWRRAAKMARRAGWKANNKRIRRLWREEGLRVPQRRRKKRLTGIGAAVGAMSPIRPNVIWAMDFQFDTTADGRTIKMLNVIDEFTREALAIDVHRSIDADGVVDVLDRLALTNGAPHYVRFDNGPEFVAYAVADWCRFNSAGSLFIDPGSPWQNAWIESFNGRLRDELLNAWRFDSLLEARVIIEDWRRDYNANRPHSAHGDLTPAEFALQWTTTHQPQVA, from the exons ATGGCTACGAACAAACGCCGGCGGCATACGCCGGATCAGATCATCCGCAAGCTGGCCGAGGGCAATAAGCTCCTCGGAACCGGCCAGGAGCTGGCCGAGGTGTGCCGACACCTGGAGATCACTGAGTCGACGTGGCATCGCTGGGTGGCCCAGTACGGCGGCATGAAGGCCAACGACGCCAAGCGCCTCAAGGAACTCGAAGCCGAGAATGCCCGGCTCAAGAAGCTGGTCGCCAACCAGGCCCTCGACATCGACATGCTCAAGGAGATCT TCGTCGGGAAACTTCTGACCCCGAACCGCAAGCGCAGCGCCGTTACAGCGCTCCGTGAGCGGTTCGGGGTCTCTGAGCGACGTGCCTGCTCGGTCGTCGGTATCCACCGCTCGACGATGCGCCTGACGCCTGCGCCGATGACCACCGAGGAAGCCGAGCTACGGGCTTGGCTGCGCCGGTTCTCGGTTGACCGGCCGCGCTGGGGGTGGCGGCGGGCGGCGAAGATGGCCCGTCGGGCCGGCTGGAAGGCCAACAACAAACGCATCCGCCGACTGTGGCGCGAGGAGGGCCTGAGGGTCCCGCAGCGCCGTCGCAAGAAGCGGCTGACCGGTATCGGTGCGGCGGTCGGTGCGATGTCACCGATTCGTCCAAACGTGATCTGGGCGATGGACTTTCAGTTCGACACCACCGCTGATGGCCGCACCATCAAGATGTTGAACGTCATCGACGAGTTCACCCGCGAAGCCCTCGCGATCGACGTGCACCGTTCCATCGACGCCGACGGTGTTGTCGATGTTCTGGATCGCCTGGCCCTCACGAACGGCGCGCCGCACTATGTGCGCTTCGACAACGGTCCCGAATTTGTGGCGTACGCCGTGGCCGATTGGTGCCGATTCAACAGTGCCGGTTCACTTTTCATCGATCCCGGCTCGCCGTGGCAGAACGCTTGGATCGAATCGTTCAACGGCCGCTTGCGTGATGAACTGCTCAACGCGTGGCGCTTCGACTCGCTACTGGAAGCCCGGGTGATCATCGAAGACTGGCGCCGCGACTACAACGCGAACCGGCCCCACTCGGCCCACGGCGACCTCACACCAGCCGAGTTCGCTCTACAGTGGACCACGACCCATCAACCCCAAGTCGCATAG
- a CDS encoding IS256 family transposase, translating to MLTVVDNNDDSNETRNAAGAGRSLLDQIVRDGARQMLAAALQAEVADYVARYAGEVDEHGHRLVVRNGYHAEREVVTSAGAVAVKAPRVNDKRIDPDTGERKRFSSAILPAWARKSEQVSEVLPLLYLHGLSTSDFGPALEQFLGTGAGLSASSITRLTAQWQDEAKAFGTRDLSQVDYVYLWVDGIHLKVRLEQEKLCLLVMLGVRADGRKELVALADGYRESTESWADLLRDCRRRGMRAPALAVGDGALGFWRALREVFPATREQRCWFHKQANVLAALPKSAHPGALAAMKEIIGAEDIDKAQLAIAAFERDYSAKYPKAVKKIVDDADVLLEYFRYPAEHWVHLRTTNPIESTFATVRLRTRVTKGPGSRAAGMAMAYKLIEAAQSRWRAVNAPHLVALVRAGAVFHQGKLLERPVDITPEPSPDTPVSEVA from the coding sequence GTGCTCACGGTAGTAGACAACAACGACGACTCCAACGAGACCCGCAATGCGGCCGGTGCGGGCCGGTCGTTGCTCGACCAGATCGTCCGCGACGGTGCCCGGCAGATGCTGGCCGCGGCGTTGCAGGCCGAGGTCGCCGACTATGTAGCCCGGTATGCCGGTGAGGTCGACGAACACGGCCACCGACTGGTGGTCCGCAACGGATACCACGCCGAACGTGAGGTCGTGACCTCGGCGGGTGCGGTGGCGGTGAAGGCGCCCCGCGTGAACGACAAGCGGATCGACCCCGATACCGGCGAGCGCAAGCGGTTCTCCTCGGCGATCCTGCCCGCCTGGGCTCGCAAGTCCGAGCAGGTATCGGAGGTGCTGCCGCTGCTGTACCTGCACGGCCTGTCAACCAGTGACTTCGGGCCGGCGCTCGAACAGTTCCTCGGCACCGGCGCCGGACTGTCCGCATCCTCGATCACCCGGCTCACGGCCCAGTGGCAGGACGAGGCGAAGGCCTTCGGCACCAGGGACCTCTCGCAGGTCGACTACGTGTACCTGTGGGTCGACGGCATCCACCTGAAAGTCCGGCTCGAGCAGGAAAAGCTCTGCCTGTTGGTGATGCTCGGGGTGCGGGCGGACGGCCGCAAGGAACTCGTCGCCCTGGCCGACGGCTACCGAGAGTCCACCGAGTCCTGGGCGGACCTGCTGCGGGATTGCCGCCGCCGCGGGATGCGCGCGCCGGCGCTCGCGGTCGGGGACGGAGCTTTGGGATTCTGGCGGGCACTGCGGGAGGTGTTCCCCGCCACCCGCGAACAACGCTGCTGGTTCCACAAACAAGCCAACGTTCTTGCTGCACTCCCGAAATCGGCGCATCCGGGTGCGTTGGCGGCGATGAAGGAGATCATCGGGGCCGAGGACATCGACAAGGCGCAGTTGGCGATCGCAGCGTTCGAACGTGACTACAGCGCGAAGTACCCGAAAGCGGTGAAGAAAATCGTCGATGACGCCGACGTGCTGCTCGAGTACTTCCGGTATCCCGCCGAGCACTGGGTGCATCTACGCACCACGAACCCGATCGAATCGACCTTCGCGACGGTTCGGCTTCGGACCAGGGTGACCAAGGGCCCGGGATCACGGGCGGCGGGCATGGCGATGGCCTACAAGCTGATCGAAGCAGCGCAGTCGCGGTGGCGGGCGGTCAACGCACCACACCTGGTGGCGTTGGTGCGGGCCGGCGCAGTGTTCCACCAGGGCAAGCTCCTCGAACGTCCGGTCGACATCACCCCGGAACCATCGCCCGACACCCCAGTGTCCGAGGTCGCCTGA
- a CDS encoding tyrosine-type recombinase/integrase: MTPSPGYVVQRVVMPFGDPESWTVVGADACAVEPVEAFLAHLHAVERSANTVRAYAHDLRDWFTFCARSGLGWSNVRLEDVGRFVAWLRLGPESRDAPNVVAFPTMAPAGCSGATVNRKLSAVSAFYEFHQRHGVDLGDLLVTWQRRGSGGGSWRPLLAHLGSRPEKTRRIRLRADKRLPSTLDEQQVAAVLGSCQRLRDRLLFTLLAETGLRIGEALGLRHEDIDAASCVVSVVGRNNANGARAKSGSRQVPAPGQLIRLYCDYLHTEYGDLDSDYVFVNLWADPVGVPMSYRSVYDLVLRLRARSGIMFSPHVFRHTYATDLLRRGVAVEVVSKLLGHASISTTGDTYSHLSVEDTRRALLAAGVLNHDGAL, encoded by the coding sequence ATGACACCCTCACCGGGTTATGTGGTCCAACGGGTGGTGATGCCGTTCGGCGATCCGGAGTCGTGGACTGTGGTGGGTGCCGATGCATGCGCTGTGGAGCCGGTTGAGGCGTTCTTGGCTCATCTGCATGCGGTGGAACGATCTGCCAACACCGTGCGTGCGTATGCCCATGATCTTCGGGACTGGTTCACGTTTTGCGCCCGGTCAGGTCTGGGGTGGTCGAATGTACGCCTGGAGGATGTGGGCCGGTTCGTCGCCTGGCTGAGGTTGGGGCCAGAGTCCAGGGATGCGCCGAATGTGGTGGCGTTTCCGACCATGGCGCCTGCGGGGTGCTCAGGGGCGACGGTGAATCGGAAGCTGTCGGCGGTGTCGGCGTTCTATGAGTTCCATCAGCGCCACGGTGTAGATCTGGGTGATCTGCTGGTGACGTGGCAGCGACGGGGATCCGGTGGTGGTTCGTGGCGGCCTTTGTTGGCGCACTTGGGTTCTCGACCGGAAAAGACGCGACGGATCCGGTTGCGTGCCGACAAGCGGCTGCCGTCGACTCTGGATGAACAGCAGGTCGCAGCGGTGTTGGGGTCGTGCCAGCGGTTGCGGGACCGGTTGTTGTTCACCTTGCTGGCCGAGACCGGATTGCGCATTGGCGAAGCTCTGGGATTGCGCCATGAGGACATCGACGCTGCGTCGTGCGTGGTGTCGGTGGTGGGCCGTAACAACGCTAACGGGGCGCGGGCGAAGTCTGGCTCCCGTCAAGTTCCGGCGCCGGGCCAACTGATCCGACTGTACTGCGATTATCTGCATACCGAGTATGGCGACCTGGATAGCGATTACGTGTTCGTGAATCTGTGGGCTGATCCGGTGGGGGTGCCGATGAGTTACCGCAGCGTTTACGATCTGGTGCTACGTCTTCGTGCTAGATCGGGAATCATGTTCTCACCGCATGTGTTTCGCCACACCTACGCAACTGATCTGCTGCGCCGCGGGGTCGCGGTAGAGGTGGTGAGCAAGTTGCTGGGACACGCCTCGATCAGCACAACCGGTGACACGTACTCCCACCTGAGTGTGGAGGACACCCGCCGGGCACTGCTGGCCGCAGGGGTTCTCAATCACGACGGCGCACTGTGA
- a CDS encoding IS256 family transposase, which produces MLTVVHDAEEANGGEAGRSLLDEIVRDGARQMLAAALQAEVAAYVAAFADQLDENGHRLVVRNGYHQPREVLTAAGAVQVKAPRVNDRRVDPDSGERQRFSSAILPAWARKSPQMSEVLPLLYLHGLSTSDFGPALEQFLGSGAGLSATTITRLTAQWQDEARTFAARDLSGSDYVYLWVDGIHLKVRLDQEKLCLLVMLGVRADGRKELVAITDGYRESCESWADLLRDCKRRGMTAPVLAVGDGALGFWKAVREVFPKTREQRCWFHKQANVLSALPKSAHPAALAAIKDIYNAEDIDKAQVAVKAFAVAFGAKYPKVVAKIVDDLDVLLEFYHYPAEHWIHLRTTNPIESTFATVRLRTKVTKGPGSRAAGLAMAYKLIDAAQARWRAVNAPHLVALVRAGAVFHKGKLLERPTDITPPTPPSDGDQHTETEVA; this is translated from the coding sequence ATGCTCACCGTAGTTCACGATGCCGAGGAGGCCAACGGCGGCGAGGCCGGCCGGTCGTTGTTGGACGAGATCGTCCGCGACGGAGCCCGGCAGATGTTGGCCGCTGCCCTGCAGGCCGAGGTCGCCGCGTACGTGGCCGCATTCGCTGATCAGCTCGACGAGAACGGTCACCGACTGGTGGTCCGCAACGGCTATCACCAGCCGCGTGAGGTGCTGACCGCGGCCGGTGCCGTGCAGGTGAAGGCGCCGCGGGTCAACGATCGCCGTGTCGACCCCGATTCTGGTGAGCGGCAGCGGTTTTCCTCGGCGATCCTGCCGGCCTGGGCACGCAAGTCCCCGCAGATGAGTGAGGTGCTGCCGCTGCTGTATCTGCACGGCCTATCGACCAGCGACTTCGGGCCCGCACTCGAGCAGTTCCTCGGCTCGGGTGCCGGGTTGTCGGCCACCACGATCACCCGTCTGACCGCGCAGTGGCAAGACGAAGCCCGTACGTTCGCTGCCCGGGACCTGTCCGGCAGCGACTACGTCTACCTGTGGGTCGACGGCATTCACCTCAAGGTCCGCCTGGACCAGGAGAAGCTGTGCCTGCTGGTGATGCTCGGCGTGCGCGCTGACGGCCGCAAAGAGCTCGTGGCGATCACCGACGGCTATCGGGAGTCATGCGAGTCGTGGGCGGATCTGCTGCGCGACTGCAAACGACGCGGCATGACCGCCCCAGTGCTGGCCGTCGGCGATGGCGCGCTCGGGTTCTGGAAGGCGGTGCGGGAGGTATTCCCGAAGACCCGAGAGCAGCGCTGCTGGTTCCACAAGCAGGCCAACGTCCTTTCCGCACTGCCGAAGTCAGCGCATCCGGCCGCGCTGGCGGCCATCAAGGACATCTACAACGCCGAAGACATCGACAAAGCTCAGGTCGCGGTCAAGGCCTTCGCGGTTGCCTTCGGCGCGAAGTACCCGAAAGTGGTCGCCAAGATCGTCGACGACCTCGATGTCCTGCTGGAGTTCTACCACTACCCCGCCGAGCACTGGATCCATCTGCGTACCACGAATCCGATCGAATCCACCTTCGCCACAGTGCGTTTGAGAACGAAGGTCACCAAGGGTCCGGGATCGCGGGCCGCTGGATTGGCCATGGCCTACAAGCTGATCGACGCAGCCCAAGCCCGTTGGCGGGCCGTCAACGCCCCACATCTGGTCGCCCTCGTCCGCGCCGGAGCGGTCTTCCACAAAGGCAAACTGCTCGAACGGCCCACCGACATCACCCCACCGACACCACCGTCAGACGGCGATCAACACACCGAAACGGAGGTCGCCTGA
- a CDS encoding IS3 family transposase (programmed frameshift), which yields MAGRKRNSAEDIVRKLRRADELAAEGKTGEEIAAELQVSPATLYNWRRTYGGMDTDAAKELKELRDQNARLKRLLADAELEKDALREVAKGKILSPAAKRRAVDMLKETLGMSERLACKAVGLARSTYRRLPLAQTPTDPDADMRAWLRGYATKHPCHGFRRAWAALRYDERREVNKKKIHRLWREEGLQVKVVSPRKRAGVSSVPPILADAPKVVWAIDFQFDSTIDGKAIKIASMIDEHTRESLLNVVERSITGERLVEELTKVFAARGGPPKVLRMDNGPEMVSQALQRFCENKTGMVYIPPGCPWDNGYIESFNNRLRKECLNRNYWNTLFEARVVIGDFKHEHNHRHRHSALGYRTPAEYAAACRCTHTPVACSIN from the exons ATGGCTGGTCGGAAGCGGAATTCCGCGGAGGACATCGTGCGCAAGCTGCGCCGGGCAGATGAGTTGGCTGCCGAAGGTAAGACCGGTGAGGAGATCGCCGCCGAGCTGCAGGTCTCGCCGGCGACGCTGTACAACTGGCGGCGCACGTACGGCGGCATGGACACCGACGCCGCCAAGGAACTCAAGGAGCTGCGCGATCAGAACGCCCGCCTCAAGCGGCTGCTGGCCGACGCCGAACTTGAGAAGGACGCCCTGCGGGAGGTCGCTA AAGGGAAAATTCTGAGCCCAGCTGCCAAGCGCCGCGCCGTGGACATGCTCAAGGAGACCTTGGGCATGTCGGAACGGTTGGCGTGCAAAGCTGTTGGGCTGGCCCGCTCTACCTACCGTCGCCTGCCGTTGGCGCAGACTCCGACCGATCCGGATGCCGACATGAGGGCTTGGCTGCGCGGCTACGCCACCAAACACCCGTGCCACGGGTTTCGGCGTGCTTGGGCGGCGTTGCGCTACGACGAGCGCCGTGAGGTCAATAAGAAGAAGATCCACCGGCTCTGGCGCGAAGAAGGCCTACAGGTCAAGGTCGTCTCGCCCCGCAAGCGGGCCGGGGTGTCCTCAGTGCCGCCGATCCTCGCCGATGCGCCGAAGGTGGTGTGGGCGATCGACTTCCAGTTCGACTCCACCATCGACGGTAAGGCCATCAAGATCGCGTCGATGATCGACGAGCACACCCGCGAATCGCTACTGAATGTGGTGGAGCGCTCGATCACTGGCGAGCGGCTGGTCGAGGAACTCACGAAGGTGTTCGCCGCTCGTGGCGGCCCACCGAAGGTGCTTCGGATGGACAATGGACCGGAGATGGTTTCTCAAGCGCTGCAACGGTTCTGCGAAAACAAGACCGGAATGGTGTACATCCCGCCGGGTTGCCCGTGGGACAACGGCTACATCGAATCGTTCAACAACCGACTCCGGAAGGAATGCCTCAACCGCAACTACTGGAACACGCTGTTCGAGGCCCGCGTGGTCATCGGCGACTTCAAGCACGAACACAACCATCGACACCGCCACTCGGCCCTGGGCTACCGCACACCGGCCGAGTACGCTGCGGCGTGCAGGTGCACCCATACCCCGGTGGCCTGCAGCATCAACTGA
- a CDS encoding tyrosine-type recombinase/integrase gives MTDQHELHLERGTEVAWKLSGPGAGKYALVNEYLGYLADRNYSPRTLRAYGYDLLAFCRWLGSVDLDLQSVTTETVLDFMRYCRQTPIAGRPANVVSMTGKRLDQYSATTINHRLAALTGLFTFRTLREPDLGNPIPSGREARRVSAEERNGLLGHLVRPKRRSALRLREPRRLPRSLDRRETADLLSSLRTWRDRSLAGLMLLSGSRSGELLTLDVTDVDMGARWVRVMGKGAKERRVPLDIEVAGLIQTYLLTERPESTSTRLFLVAKGPHRGQPLTAAGLRTIFRYHRRKSGVLAGHPHALRHTFGTAMAEAGVDLAVMQALLGHAHVDTTARYIHLAPTHVKAEFDADRKLTAALAESPYRLAADALLVQRACGLRIGELLDLELDCVHEIPGQGSWLKVPLGKLNSERMVPLDEEVLTLVDRITAIRSPGRPMVHPRTGAPADFLFTHHGKRLSQNAVREELNRSAQTAGLGHITPHQLRHTYATALINAGVSLQALMALLGHVSTQMSLRYAHLFDHTVRTEYERALDLAKSHIGPLPTTGPQLPITDVTGAQWKDTPAIKSRLAGGYCLRAPAQGSCPYANICEHCPSFHTDSTHLGVLAAQRIDAQDLAADAEQRGWIDEADRHRKLVARLDALIAQTETA, from the coding sequence ATGACGGATCAGCATGAGCTGCATCTGGAACGCGGCACCGAAGTCGCCTGGAAGTTATCCGGACCGGGTGCCGGAAAGTACGCGTTGGTCAACGAGTACCTCGGCTATCTCGCCGACCGGAACTATTCACCCCGGACCCTGCGTGCCTATGGCTATGACCTACTCGCGTTCTGCCGCTGGCTGGGCAGCGTCGACCTCGACCTGCAGTCGGTGACCACCGAGACCGTGCTCGACTTCATGCGGTATTGCCGCCAGACACCGATCGCGGGGCGGCCAGCCAATGTGGTGTCGATGACCGGCAAGCGCCTCGACCAGTATTCGGCGACCACCATCAACCACCGACTGGCCGCCCTGACGGGGCTGTTCACCTTCCGTACGCTGCGCGAACCCGACCTGGGTAACCCGATCCCCAGCGGACGCGAAGCACGGCGAGTCAGCGCCGAAGAACGCAACGGACTCCTCGGACACCTGGTCCGGCCGAAACGACGATCCGCGTTACGTTTACGCGAACCTCGCCGGCTCCCGAGGTCGTTGGATCGCCGCGAGACTGCGGATCTGTTGTCGAGCCTGCGGACGTGGCGGGATCGATCCCTGGCTGGTCTGATGTTGTTGTCCGGGTCGAGATCCGGGGAACTGCTGACTCTTGATGTCACCGATGTCGATATGGGTGCTCGTTGGGTTCGGGTGATGGGCAAGGGCGCCAAGGAGCGCCGGGTTCCCCTCGACATCGAGGTCGCGGGTCTGATCCAAACCTATCTGCTCACCGAGCGACCCGAGTCGACAAGCACCCGGCTGTTCCTGGTCGCCAAAGGCCCGCACCGGGGCCAGCCGTTGACTGCAGCGGGGCTTCGTACCATCTTCCGTTACCACCGGCGCAAATCGGGCGTGCTTGCCGGTCACCCGCACGCACTGCGCCACACGTTCGGCACTGCGATGGCCGAAGCCGGTGTGGATCTGGCGGTGATGCAGGCACTACTCGGGCACGCCCACGTGGACACCACGGCCCGCTACATCCATTTGGCACCCACACATGTGAAGGCGGAATTCGATGCAGACCGCAAACTCACTGCGGCACTGGCAGAGTCGCCCTACCGACTCGCCGCCGATGCACTGTTGGTACAGAGGGCATGCGGACTGCGCATCGGCGAACTCCTCGACCTCGAACTGGACTGCGTACATGAGATTCCCGGGCAAGGATCCTGGCTCAAGGTCCCACTCGGAAAGCTCAACTCCGAACGCATGGTGCCTCTCGACGAGGAAGTCCTCACCCTCGTCGACCGAATCACCGCGATCCGCTCACCTGGCCGCCCCATGGTCCATCCCCGCACCGGCGCGCCAGCGGATTTTCTGTTCACCCACCACGGAAAACGACTCTCCCAGAACGCGGTACGCGAGGAGCTGAACCGGTCGGCGCAAACCGCCGGCCTGGGGCACATCACACCGCACCAACTCCGACACACCTATGCCACCGCCCTGATCAACGCCGGAGTGTCACTGCAGGCGTTGATGGCCCTGCTCGGACACGTCTCCACCCAGATGAGCCTGCGCTACGCCCACCTCTTCGACCACACCGTGCGCACCGAATACGAACGCGCCCTCGACCTGGCGAAAAGCCACATCGGGCCGCTGCCCACCACCGGGCCCCAGCTGCCGATCACCGACGTCACCGGCGCCCAATGGAAGGACACGCCAGCGATCAAATCACGGCTCGCCGGTGGCTACTGCCTGCGCGCACCCGCGCAAGGTTCATGCCCGTATGCCAACATCTGCGAGCACTGCCCCAGTTTTCACACCGACTCCACCCACCTGGGAGTCCTTGCAGCCCAACGCATCGACGCTCAGGATCTGGCCGCAGACGCCGAACAACGCGGCTGGATCGACGAAGCAGACCGGCACCGCAAACTCGTCGCCCGACTCGACGCACTCATCGCCCAAACGGAGACCGCATGA
- a CDS encoding plasmid pRiA4b ORF-3 family protein: MSGGGVDLSMLQQLMADAGRDLFAGVFDEPTPEVGAVPERVRGFRVRVDLMYAKPPIWRRLVLPGDLVLDELHDVLQVAMGWQDGHLHKFGVGADRRTRAYFVTRFDLSEGDDGLVEDGVRLDQVVSGKGDRLFYDYDFGDGWEHVLVVEDVLDDPPSAPVCLAGKMACPPEDCGGLGGYEELAAWVRGGYDPRATPMGLGAQEMRDWLPRGWHPDRFSVTETNDALAASNMR; this comes from the coding sequence GTGTCCGGGGGTGGTGTGGACCTGTCGATGCTGCAACAGCTGATGGCCGATGCTGGCCGGGATTTGTTCGCGGGAGTGTTCGATGAACCGACACCCGAGGTGGGAGCTGTGCCGGAGCGTGTGCGGGGTTTCCGGGTGCGGGTCGACCTGATGTACGCCAAGCCGCCGATCTGGCGTCGTCTGGTCCTGCCGGGTGACCTCGTGCTCGATGAGCTGCATGACGTGCTGCAGGTTGCGATGGGCTGGCAGGACGGTCATCTGCATAAGTTCGGTGTCGGGGCGGACCGGCGTACCCGTGCCTACTTCGTCACCAGATTTGATCTCAGCGAAGGCGACGACGGTCTCGTCGAGGACGGTGTGCGCCTGGATCAGGTGGTCTCCGGTAAGGGCGACCGGTTGTTCTATGACTACGACTTCGGCGACGGATGGGAGCACGTGCTGGTGGTCGAAGACGTTCTCGATGATCCACCTTCGGCTCCGGTGTGCCTGGCGGGCAAGATGGCCTGCCCGCCGGAGGATTGTGGTGGCTTGGGCGGCTATGAGGAATTGGCTGCGTGGGTTCGTGGCGGGTACGACCCGCGGGCAACACCGATGGGGCTGGGTGCGCAGGAGATGCGCGACTGGCTGCCCCGAGGCTGGCACCCCGATCGTTTCTCGGTGACCGAGACCAATGACGCTCTGGCCGCGTCGAATATGCGTTGA
- a CDS encoding ISL3 family transposase: protein MPDATGRAGFACADLTTFCRLDELGLQVTGQRLEPGRAVLACRVTDEDRWCRRCGEEGIPRDSLTRTLAHEPFGWRPTTLLVTIRRYRCAGCAHVWRQDTTRMAEPRAKLSRRALRWALEAIVCQHLSVARIAEALAVSWNTANNAVLAEGRRVLIADPARFDGVAVIGVDEHVWRHTRRGDRYVTVIIDLTPVRDGTGPARLLDMVEGRSKKAFQDWLAERPQDWRDGVDVVAMDGFSGFKTATAEELPEAATVMDPFHVVRLAGNALDECRRRVQLATCGHRGRKSDPLYTCRRTLHTGADLLTDRQRTRLAALFAADAHAEVEATWQMYQRTVAAYREPDRTKGRTMMAALITTLSTGVPKPLTELITLGRTLKKRAADVLAYFDRPGTSNGPTEAINGRLEHLRGSALGFRNLTNYIARSLLETGGFRTQLLAPRQ from the coding sequence GTGCCTGACGCTACCGGTCGGGCGGGCTTCGCCTGCGCTGACCTGACGACTTTCTGCCGCCTCGACGAACTTGGGCTGCAGGTGACCGGACAACGCCTTGAGCCCGGCCGTGCTGTGCTGGCGTGCCGGGTGACCGACGAGGACCGGTGGTGTCGTCGCTGCGGCGAAGAAGGCATCCCACGCGACAGCCTCACCCGTACTCTGGCCCATGAGCCGTTCGGGTGGCGCCCCACCACACTGCTGGTGACCATCCGTCGCTACCGGTGCGCCGGCTGCGCCCACGTGTGGCGACAAGACACCACCAGGATGGCCGAACCACGTGCCAAGCTGTCGCGGCGTGCTCTGCGGTGGGCGCTGGAAGCCATTGTCTGCCAGCATCTATCCGTGGCTCGCATCGCCGAAGCGCTCGCGGTGTCGTGGAACACCGCCAACAACGCGGTGCTGGCAGAAGGCCGACGGGTGCTGATCGCCGATCCGGCCCGTTTCGACGGCGTGGCGGTGATCGGCGTCGATGAGCACGTCTGGCGGCACACCCGTCGCGGTGACAGGTACGTCACCGTCATCATCGATCTCACCCCTGTGCGTGACGGGACCGGTCCGGCTCGGCTGCTCGACATGGTCGAGGGTCGCTCAAAAAAGGCGTTTCAGGACTGGTTGGCCGAGCGGCCGCAGGACTGGCGTGACGGCGTGGACGTTGTTGCTATGGATGGCTTCTCCGGGTTCAAGACCGCTACCGCCGAGGAACTGCCCGAGGCGGCGACGGTGATGGACCCTTTCCACGTGGTGCGCCTGGCTGGCAACGCCCTCGATGAGTGCCGCCGCCGGGTGCAGCTGGCGACATGTGGGCACCGCGGCCGCAAGTCCGACCCGCTCTACACCTGCCGACGCACCCTGCACACCGGTGCCGATCTGCTCACCGACCGCCAGCGCACCCGGCTGGCCGCCTTGTTCGCCGCCGACGCCCACGCAGAAGTCGAGGCCACCTGGCAGATGTATCAGCGCACCGTGGCCGCGTATCGTGAACCCGACCGCACGAAAGGCCGCACGATGATGGCGGCGCTGATCACCACGCTGAGCACCGGCGTTCCCAAGCCGCTGACCGAACTGATCACCCTGGGACGGACCCTGAAGAAGCGTGCCGCCGACGTGCTGGCCTACTTCGACCGCCCCGGCACCTCCAACGGGCCCACCGAAGCGATCAACGGCCGCCTCGAACACCTGCGCGGATCCGCGCTGGGCTTCCGCAACCTCACCAACTACATCGCCCGGTCACTGCTCGAGACCGGAGGCTTCCGAACTCAGCTCCTTGCACCTCGGCAGTGA